One segment of Phaeacidiphilus oryzae TH49 DNA contains the following:
- a CDS encoding NADH-quinone oxidoreductase subunit M — protein sequence MSFPLLTLSWAVPAAGAIVTAALPAATTEARRNTARWTALAFSAVTLVLAAVAAARFTPGGTRFQLTEHHSWISDFGIGYSLGVDGIAVALVLLTAVLVPVVMIAAWHDADPQAPVAENTFENRRRTQGFFALILAVEAMVLLSFESTDVFLFYVLFEAMLIPMYFLIGGFGDRTQGEDARQRSYAAVKFLLYNLVGGLVMLAAVIGLYVITAQQHIGTGGAAGSFDLPTLTHALSTGRLHLSGTAEKAVFLGFMFAFAVKAPLWPFHTWLPNAMGEATPAIAVLITAVVDKVGTFAMLRYCLELFPGASKTFAPVIMVLALIGIVYGALLAVGQKDIKRLVAYVSLSHFGFIILGIFAMTSQAQSGAALYMVNHGVATAALLLIAGFLMSRRGSRYIADFGGVQKVAPILAGTFLVAGLATLSLPGLGPFVSEFLVLVGTFERYPVLGVIATVGIVLAALYVLVLYQRTMTGPVKEGVAGMKDLKARELVVVTPLIALLLVLGFYPKPIADMINPAVRATLSDVHQTDPAIQHPVTAAKINGGDQK from the coding sequence CTGGCGTTCTCCGCGGTGACCCTGGTGCTCGCCGCGGTCGCCGCGGCCCGCTTCACCCCCGGCGGAACGCGTTTCCAGCTCACCGAACACCACTCCTGGATCAGCGACTTCGGCATCGGCTACAGCCTGGGAGTGGACGGCATCGCCGTCGCCCTGGTCCTGCTGACCGCCGTCCTGGTCCCGGTGGTGATGATCGCCGCCTGGCACGACGCGGACCCCCAGGCGCCGGTCGCGGAGAACACCTTCGAGAACCGCCGCCGCACCCAGGGCTTCTTCGCCCTGATCCTCGCCGTCGAGGCGATGGTGCTGCTGAGCTTCGAGTCCACGGACGTGTTCCTCTTCTACGTCCTCTTCGAGGCCATGCTGATCCCGATGTACTTCCTGATCGGCGGCTTCGGCGACCGCACCCAGGGCGAGGACGCCCGCCAACGCTCGTACGCGGCGGTCAAGTTCCTCCTCTACAACCTCGTCGGCGGGCTGGTCATGCTGGCCGCGGTGATCGGCCTCTACGTGATCACCGCCCAGCAGCACATCGGCACCGGCGGCGCGGCCGGCAGCTTCGACCTGCCGACCCTCACCCACGCGCTGAGCACCGGGCGGCTGCACCTCTCCGGCACCGCCGAGAAGGCGGTCTTCCTCGGCTTCATGTTCGCCTTCGCCGTGAAGGCGCCGCTGTGGCCCTTCCACACCTGGCTGCCGAACGCGATGGGCGAGGCCACCCCCGCCATCGCGGTGCTGATCACGGCGGTGGTGGACAAGGTCGGCACCTTCGCGATGCTCCGCTACTGCCTGGAGCTCTTCCCCGGGGCGTCCAAGACCTTCGCCCCGGTGATCATGGTCCTGGCGCTCATCGGCATCGTCTACGGAGCCCTCCTCGCGGTGGGGCAGAAGGACATCAAGCGCCTGGTCGCGTACGTCTCCCTCTCCCACTTCGGCTTCATCATCCTGGGCATCTTCGCGATGACCAGCCAGGCCCAGTCCGGCGCCGCCCTCTACATGGTCAACCACGGGGTGGCCACCGCGGCCCTGCTGCTGATCGCCGGCTTCCTGATGAGCCGTCGGGGCTCGCGCTACATCGCCGACTTCGGCGGGGTACAGAAGGTCGCGCCGATCCTCGCCGGGACCTTCCTGGTCGCCGGTCTGGCGACGCTCTCGCTGCCGGGCCTCGGCCCCTTCGTCTCCGAGTTCCTGGTCCTGGTCGGCACCTTCGAGCGCTACCCGGTGCTCGGCGTGATCGCCACCGTCGGCATCGTGCTGGCCGCCCTCTACGTCCTGGTGCTCTACCAGCGGACGATGACCGGTCCGGTCAAGGAGGGCGTGGCCGGGATGAAGGACCTCAAGGCGCGCGAACTCGTGGTGGTCACCCCGCTGATCGCGCTGCTGCTGGTGCTCGGCTTCTACCCGAAGCCGATCGCGGACATGATCAACCCGGCGGTCCGCGCCACCCTCTCCGACGTCCACCAGACCGATCCGGCGATCCAGCACCCTGTTACCGCCGCGAAGATCAACGGAGGTGACCAGAAGTGA
- the nuoN gene encoding NADH-quinone oxidoreductase subunit NuoN, translated as MSPIPVDLWTLAAGSSGTSAAIPAPHIEYAQLSPMLVVFGAALVGVLAEAFVPRRARYATQVGIALLGLALSFVAVIVLATQGYAGSKAHLAAMGAVAVDGPSLFLQGTILLISVVAVLQFAERRLEPRGPGDRPQDAFAPQAAAVPGSDAEKAAVRAGFETTEIYPLVLFSVGGMLLFPAASDLLTMFIALEVFSLPLYLMCALARRRRVLSQEAAVKYFLLGAFSSAFFLFGLALLYGYAGTVSLGGIADVVSGNAQMTPALANTTGNDALLLIGVAMLGVGLFFKVGAVPFHSWTPDVYQGAPTPVTGFMAAATKVAAFGALLRLVYVAFPGLTWDWRPVMWGVAILTMVAGAIIAVTQTDVKRLLAYSSIAHAGFILTGVIAVNGKGLSSVLFYLAAYGFVTLGAFAVVTLVRDAGGEATHLSRWAGLGRRSPLVAAVFALFLLAFAGIPLTSGFSGKFAVFQAAASGGAVPLVIIGVLSSAVAAFFYIRVIVLMFFSDPRPDGPTVAVPSAFTGVAIGLGAIVTVVLGIAPQYFLHLADQAGVFVR; from the coding sequence GTGAGCCCCATCCCTGTCGATCTGTGGACCCTCGCCGCCGGTTCGTCCGGCACGAGCGCCGCCATCCCGGCCCCGCACATCGAGTACGCCCAGCTCTCCCCGATGCTGGTGGTCTTCGGCGCGGCGCTGGTCGGCGTCCTCGCCGAGGCCTTCGTACCGCGCCGGGCCCGGTACGCCACCCAGGTCGGGATCGCCCTCCTCGGGCTGGCGCTCTCCTTCGTCGCGGTCATCGTCCTGGCGACTCAGGGCTACGCCGGCAGCAAGGCGCACCTGGCCGCGATGGGCGCGGTCGCGGTGGACGGCCCCTCGCTCTTCCTCCAGGGCACGATCCTGCTGATCTCGGTGGTCGCGGTGCTGCAGTTCGCCGAGCGGCGTCTCGAGCCCCGCGGGCCCGGTGACCGGCCGCAGGACGCCTTCGCCCCGCAGGCCGCCGCGGTCCCCGGCTCGGACGCCGAGAAGGCGGCCGTCCGGGCGGGCTTCGAGACCACCGAGATCTATCCGCTGGTCCTCTTCTCGGTCGGCGGGATGCTGCTCTTCCCGGCCGCCTCCGACCTGCTGACCATGTTCATCGCGCTGGAGGTCTTCTCCCTCCCGCTCTACCTGATGTGCGCGCTGGCCCGGCGCCGCCGGGTGCTCAGCCAGGAGGCGGCGGTCAAGTACTTCCTCCTCGGCGCGTTCTCCTCGGCCTTCTTCCTCTTCGGCCTGGCCCTCCTCTACGGCTACGCGGGGACGGTCTCGCTGGGCGGGATCGCGGACGTGGTCTCCGGCAACGCCCAGATGACCCCGGCGCTGGCCAACACCACGGGGAACGACGCCCTGCTGCTGATCGGCGTGGCGATGCTCGGCGTCGGCCTCTTCTTCAAGGTCGGCGCGGTGCCGTTCCACTCCTGGACCCCGGACGTCTACCAGGGCGCGCCCACCCCCGTCACCGGCTTCATGGCCGCCGCGACCAAGGTGGCCGCCTTCGGCGCGCTGCTGCGCCTGGTCTACGTCGCCTTCCCCGGGCTCACCTGGGACTGGCGGCCGGTGATGTGGGGCGTGGCGATCCTCACCATGGTGGCCGGCGCGATCATCGCGGTCACCCAGACCGATGTGAAGCGACTGCTGGCCTACTCCTCCATCGCCCACGCCGGCTTCATCCTCACCGGCGTGATCGCGGTGAACGGCAAGGGCCTCTCCTCGGTCCTGTTCTACCTGGCCGCGTACGGCTTCGTGACCCTCGGCGCCTTCGCCGTGGTCACCCTGGTCCGGGACGCGGGCGGGGAGGCCACCCACCTCTCCCGCTGGGCCGGGCTCGGCCGGCGCTCGCCGCTGGTCGCCGCGGTCTTCGCGCTCTTCCTGCTGGCCTTCGCGGGCATCCCGCTGACCTCCGGTTTCTCCGGGAAGTTCGCGGTCTTCCAGGCGGCGGCCAGCGGGGGAGCGGTGCCGCTGGTGATCATCGGTGTGCTCTCCTCGGCGGTGGCGGCGTTCTTCTACATCCGGGTCATCGTGCTGATGTTCTTCTCCGACCCGCGGCCGGACGGGCCGACGGTGGCCGTGCCGAGCGCGTTCACCGGGGTGGCGATCGGGCTGGGCGCGATCGTGACGGTGGTGCTCGGCATCGCTCCGCAGTACTTCCTCCACCTCGCCGACCAGGCCGGGGTGTTCGTCCGCTGA
- a CDS encoding polyprenyl synthetase family protein gives MAVVRPFGLGVQDESLESDIKLGMSAVEQSLLEATKSDTPFITEAAQHLLEAGGKRFRPLVVLLASQFGDPNAPGVVPAGCVVELTHVATLYHDDVMDEADLRRGAPSANARWDNSLAILTGDFLFSRASQIVSGLGPEAVRIQAEAFERLVTGQILETAGAQPGDDPVQHYLEVLGGKTSSLVAAAGHLGALMAGADPWVVEILTQYGERIGLAFQLADDILDITSESSESGKTPGTDLREGVPTLPVLRLREMSPDPAVPGDLRLRELLDTGVESDEDLAEALTLLRAHPALRVAREDTLRYAEEARSLLAPLPECPAKQALERLCDTVALRTM, from the coding sequence GTGGCGGTCGTGAGGCCTTTCGGCCTGGGCGTGCAGGACGAGAGCTTGGAATCGGACATCAAGCTCGGGATGTCCGCCGTCGAGCAGTCGCTGCTGGAGGCGACCAAGAGCGACACCCCGTTCATCACGGAGGCCGCCCAGCACCTGCTGGAGGCCGGCGGCAAGCGGTTCCGCCCGCTGGTGGTGCTGCTCGCCTCCCAGTTCGGCGACCCCAACGCGCCGGGCGTCGTCCCGGCGGGCTGCGTCGTCGAGCTCACCCATGTCGCCACCCTCTACCACGACGACGTGATGGACGAGGCCGATCTGCGGCGGGGGGCCCCGAGCGCCAACGCCCGCTGGGACAACTCGCTCGCGATCCTCACCGGTGACTTCCTCTTCTCCCGGGCCTCGCAGATCGTCTCCGGGCTCGGCCCGGAGGCGGTGCGGATCCAGGCCGAGGCCTTCGAACGGCTGGTCACCGGCCAGATCCTGGAGACGGCCGGCGCGCAGCCGGGGGACGACCCGGTCCAGCACTACCTGGAGGTGCTCGGCGGGAAGACCTCCTCGCTGGTCGCCGCCGCCGGGCACCTGGGCGCGCTGATGGCCGGGGCCGACCCGTGGGTCGTGGAGATACTGACCCAGTACGGGGAGCGGATCGGGCTGGCCTTCCAGCTCGCCGACGACATTCTGGACATCACCAGCGAGAGCAGCGAGTCCGGGAAGACGCCCGGGACGGACCTGCGCGAGGGCGTCCCGACGCTGCCGGTGCTGCGGCTGCGCGAGATGTCCCCCGACCCGGCGGTGCCCGGGGACCTCCGCCTCCGCGAGCTCCTCGACACCGGTGTCGAGTCCGACGAGGACCTCGCCGAGGCGCTGACGCTGCTGCGCGCGCATCCCGCGCTGCGGGTCGCCCGAGAGGACACCCTCCGCTATGCGGAGGAGGCCCGCAGCCTTCTCGCCCCGCTGCCGGAGTGCCCGGCGAAGCAGGCGCTGGAGCGCCTCTGCGACACGGTCGCCCTCCGCACGATGTAG
- a CDS encoding response regulator transcription factor, which produces MTRVVIAEDSVLLREGLTRLLTDRGFEVVGAVGDGDALIDAVAEHLPDVVVADVRMPPTHTDEGVRACVALRGSHPTVGTLVLSQYVEERYASELLSGSAGGGVGYLLKDRVADVREFAEAVERVATGGTALDPEVVAQLLGRSRKRDVLADLTPREREVLSLMAEGRTNGAIAKQLVVSDGAVEKHVSNIFMKLGLGQSAEDHRRVLAVLAFING; this is translated from the coding sequence ATGACGCGTGTGGTGATCGCCGAGGACTCCGTGCTGTTGCGGGAAGGGCTCACCCGGCTGCTCACGGATCGGGGGTTCGAGGTCGTCGGAGCGGTGGGGGACGGTGACGCGCTGATCGACGCCGTCGCCGAGCACCTGCCGGACGTGGTCGTCGCGGACGTGCGGATGCCGCCGACCCACACCGACGAGGGCGTCCGCGCCTGCGTGGCCCTCCGCGGCAGCCATCCCACCGTAGGCACCCTCGTCCTCTCGCAGTACGTCGAGGAGCGATACGCGTCCGAACTCCTCTCCGGCTCGGCCGGGGGCGGCGTCGGATACCTCCTCAAGGACCGCGTGGCCGACGTCCGGGAGTTCGCCGAGGCCGTGGAGCGGGTGGCCACCGGCGGCACCGCGCTGGACCCCGAGGTCGTCGCCCAGCTCCTCGGCCGCAGCCGGAAGCGGGACGTCCTCGCCGATCTGACGCCCCGTGAGCGCGAGGTACTGTCCCTGATGGCGGAGGGCCGCACCAACGGCGCGATCGCCAAGCAGCTCGTGGTCTCCGACGGGGCGGTGGAGAAGCACGTCAGCAACATCTTCATGAAGCTCGGCCTGGGCCAGAGCGCCGAGGACCACCGCAGGGTGCTCGCCGTCCTCGCCTTCATCAACGGGTGA